In Horticoccus luteus, the following proteins share a genomic window:
- a CDS encoding DUF5069 domain-containing protein: MLNLAQPDPTQHPPRSVRTRLGGFCHLPRLLDKARAFAAGKNGGYHYNCPLDRNFFDFTGIDHEALLAEVKKGGSDTEILTWVRAHTSRSKAEIHAWTEWLDQHGPGGVGGHEWIAETVKAAAGDRDDIRSFADLLDLDDYVSYGGKG, translated from the coding sequence ATGCTCAACCTCGCTCAGCCTGACCCCACTCAGCATCCGCCGCGCAGCGTTCGCACGCGGCTCGGCGGCTTCTGCCACCTCCCGCGCCTGCTCGACAAAGCGCGCGCATTCGCCGCCGGCAAAAACGGCGGCTACCACTACAACTGCCCGCTCGATCGAAACTTTTTCGATTTCACCGGCATCGACCACGAAGCCCTGCTCGCCGAGGTGAAAAAAGGCGGCAGCGACACCGAGATTCTCACGTGGGTGCGCGCGCATACGTCGCGCAGCAAAGCCGAAATCCACGCGTGGACGGAATGGCTCGATCAGCACGGACCCGGCGGCGTGGGTGGACACGAATGGATTGCCGAAACCGTCAAAGCCGCCGCGGGCGATCGCGACGACATCCGCTCTTTTGCCGACCTGCTCGATCTCGACGACTACGTCAGCTACGGCGGCAAAGGCTGA
- a CDS encoding Hsp20/alpha crystallin family protein: MHSIVAPLRSVARSRSAASPSSVFRKPNYDCREQPDALKLVIYVPGVEAGGVDIEWRGADLTVTARKAHYVRVNWQALHLETAQRDYQLRLRLGHDFDVDNLRAEIAHGLLTLTVPKLEPAHGRWPAVA; the protein is encoded by the coding sequence ATGCACTCCATTGTCGCCCCCCTCAGGTCAGTTGCTCGTTCGCGCTCGGCTGCTTCCCCCTCTTCTGTTTTCCGCAAGCCGAATTACGACTGCCGCGAGCAGCCGGACGCCCTTAAACTCGTGATCTACGTGCCCGGCGTGGAAGCGGGCGGCGTGGATATCGAATGGCGCGGCGCCGACCTCACGGTCACGGCGCGGAAAGCCCACTACGTGCGCGTCAACTGGCAGGCGCTGCACCTCGAGACCGCGCAGCGCGATTACCAGTTGCGCTTGCGGCTTGGGCACGACTTCGACGTGGACAACCTCCGCGCTGAAATCGCGCACGGTCTCCTCACCCTCACCGTGCCCAAGCTCGAACCCGCGCACGGCCGTTGGCCCGCCGTTGCCTGA
- a CDS encoding YhcH/YjgK/YiaL family protein, which yields MALFGSRATLRDQTADRPEAFAAAFSYLEEVFRPGSPAAARLAALAAGETKRVELSDGAFALEQAYWTKAREDGFFESHRRYIDVQVVVAGHEAMEVVDLSRVEQTAPYDAERDFIKHGEQVQASRLMLGEGEAAVFFPADVHMPSLRSGADPQLVRKSVVKVPVIA from the coding sequence ATGGCTCTTTTTGGTTCCCGTGCGACGTTGCGCGATCAGACGGCCGATCGGCCGGAGGCTTTTGCGGCGGCGTTTTCGTATTTGGAAGAGGTCTTCCGTCCGGGTTCTCCGGCGGCGGCCCGGCTGGCGGCGCTTGCCGCCGGGGAGACCAAGCGCGTGGAGCTATCCGACGGGGCGTTTGCGCTGGAGCAGGCGTATTGGACGAAGGCGCGTGAAGATGGTTTTTTCGAGTCGCACCGCCGTTATATTGACGTGCAGGTCGTGGTGGCGGGCCATGAGGCCATGGAGGTCGTCGATCTCAGCCGTGTGGAGCAGACGGCGCCTTACGATGCGGAGCGGGATTTCATCAAGCACGGGGAGCAAGTGCAGGCCTCGCGTCTGATGTTGGGCGAGGGGGAGGCGGCGGTGTTTTTTCCTGCGGACGTGCACATGCCATCGCTGCGGAGCGGCGCGGATCCGCAGCTCGTGCGGAAGTCGGTGGTGAAGGTGCCGGTCATCGCATGA
- a CDS encoding 23S rRNA (adenine(2030)-N(6))-methyltransferase RlmJ encodes MKHALLVALVRGLQRKERGFLYLDTHAGRGGYDLSVAAQGDSLVRTPEWPEGVGRLWAASDLPAELRDYIDSVRQFDRRAGNIEETARFYPGSPWIVRSLVRPQDRMVLYEQQPAECAALRAEFAGDPQVKVQEADGYGAPRAWLPPAERRALVLIDPPFEAQGEYGRMTTAVSEGLERLPAGVFALWYPLTERARVDAFFASLREMVLPPTLALELVVDPDAPKMKGCGLVVINPPWQFERTTRPTLATLAALLGRSHRATAETIWLVRET; translated from the coding sequence ATGAAACATGCGTTGCTCGTGGCGTTGGTGCGCGGGCTGCAGCGCAAGGAGCGCGGGTTTCTGTATCTCGATACGCATGCCGGCCGCGGCGGATACGATTTGAGCGTGGCGGCGCAGGGAGACTCACTGGTGCGAACGCCGGAGTGGCCGGAGGGCGTGGGGCGGCTGTGGGCTGCGTCTGATTTGCCGGCTGAATTGCGCGACTACATCGACAGCGTGCGGCAGTTTGACCGGCGAGCGGGTAATATTGAGGAAACGGCGCGGTTTTATCCGGGTTCGCCGTGGATCGTGCGTTCGTTGGTGCGGCCGCAGGATCGCATGGTGTTGTACGAGCAACAGCCGGCGGAATGCGCCGCGCTGCGGGCGGAGTTCGCGGGTGACCCGCAAGTGAAGGTGCAGGAAGCGGATGGCTACGGTGCACCGCGCGCGTGGCTGCCGCCCGCGGAACGCCGCGCGCTGGTGCTCATCGACCCGCCGTTTGAGGCGCAGGGGGAGTATGGTCGCATGACGACCGCCGTGAGCGAGGGCTTGGAGCGGCTGCCGGCGGGCGTGTTTGCGCTGTGGTATCCGTTGACGGAACGCGCGCGAGTGGACGCGTTTTTCGCGTCGTTGCGAGAAATGGTGTTGCCGCCCACGCTCGCGCTGGAACTCGTCGTCGACCCGGACGCGCCGAAGATGAAGGGGTGCGGCTTGGTCGTGATCAACCCGCCATGGCAGTTCGAGCGCACGACGCGGCCCACGTTAGCTACATTGGCCGCGTTGTTAGGGCGCAGTCATCGAGCGACAGCCGAGACGATCTGGCTGGTGCGCGAGACGTGA
- a CDS encoding DUF4412 domain-containing protein has translation MKFLLLPLGFLLSLLVAHAASFEGTVKMTMTNGGTTHPITYEMKGSRVRTDVELGQGHNASAILDRDHDQMIMLMPAQHMYMVMPMRNAAAASGHDSDDVKIEKTSETQKILGYNCTKYVVTSKDTKTDVWATDELGTFMGLGAVGNPMGGRRAASAPWEQALTGKNFFPLRVVSESGKSPFRLEVTEVKKGIIPDSAFEPPADFRKFDMSGFPGMGRAASGAHDDQ, from the coding sequence ATGAAATTCCTACTCCTCCCCCTGGGTTTCTTGTTGTCCCTCCTCGTCGCACATGCGGCGAGTTTCGAAGGCACCGTTAAGATGACCATGACCAACGGCGGCACGACCCACCCGATCACTTACGAAATGAAAGGCTCGCGCGTCCGCACCGATGTCGAACTGGGCCAAGGTCACAACGCCAGCGCGATTCTCGATCGGGACCATGACCAAATGATCATGCTCATGCCGGCCCAGCACATGTATATGGTCATGCCCATGCGCAACGCCGCGGCCGCCTCCGGGCACGATTCCGATGACGTCAAAATCGAAAAGACCAGCGAAACGCAGAAAATCCTCGGCTACAACTGCACCAAATACGTCGTCACTTCGAAGGATACGAAAACCGATGTCTGGGCGACGGATGAACTCGGCACGTTCATGGGCCTCGGTGCGGTTGGCAACCCGATGGGCGGACGCCGCGCCGCCAGTGCCCCTTGGGAACAGGCGTTGACCGGCAAAAACTTCTTTCCCCTTCGTGTCGTCAGCGAATCCGGCAAGTCGCCGTTTCGCCTCGAAGTGACGGAAGTGAAAAAAGGCATCATCCCCGATTCGGCATTCGAACCGCCCGCGGATTTTCGTAAATTCGACATGAGCGGCTTCCCCGGCATGGGTCGCGCTGCGTCCGGCGCGCACGACGATCAGTGA
- a CDS encoding metallophosphoesterase yields the protein MAQVTRIISDLHYGDRASRVASLAMLRPLFEDVDRLVLNGDSLDTRASATPERTATLAAEIRAFFPAHVPAVDMVTGNHDPDFSTVHSVDLGDGAVFATHGDILWDEIVPWGRDAKLAARLLAEQYGKIEAGERASLEERLAALRVAAAAIPQRHQSERRSIRYFQHLVRDTAWPPTRVLRVLRAWQEVPRRAELFVRRYRPNTQCIVIGHTHRPGVWTRTNGVMIINTGSFCLGSRTWAVDLGTDEIAWRRIERRRGEFHVGPVQQRFSLARH from the coding sequence ATGGCCCAGGTTACTCGGATAATTTCCGACCTTCACTACGGCGATCGCGCCAGCCGCGTCGCATCTCTGGCCATGCTCCGTCCGCTGTTTGAGGACGTCGACCGCTTGGTGCTCAACGGCGATTCGCTCGACACCCGCGCCTCCGCGACGCCGGAGCGAACCGCGACCCTCGCCGCGGAAATTCGCGCGTTTTTCCCCGCCCACGTCCCCGCCGTCGACATGGTCACCGGCAATCACGATCCGGATTTTTCCACCGTCCACTCGGTCGACCTGGGTGATGGCGCGGTCTTTGCGACGCACGGCGACATCCTCTGGGACGAGATCGTGCCCTGGGGCCGCGACGCCAAGCTCGCTGCCCGTCTGCTCGCGGAGCAATACGGTAAAATCGAAGCCGGCGAACGCGCCTCCCTCGAAGAACGCCTCGCCGCCCTGCGCGTTGCCGCGGCGGCAATCCCCCAGCGCCACCAGTCGGAACGGCGCAGCATCCGTTACTTTCAACATCTCGTCCGCGACACCGCGTGGCCGCCCACCCGCGTCCTGCGCGTTCTGCGCGCCTGGCAGGAAGTGCCGCGTCGAGCCGAACTCTTTGTGCGGCGCTATCGGCCCAACACCCAATGCATCGTCATCGGGCACACGCACCGGCCCGGCGTCTGGACGCGCACCAACGGCGTCATGATCATCAACACCGGCTCGTTTTGCCTGGGGTCGCGCACATGGGCGGTCGACCTCGGCACCGACGAAATCGCCTGGCGCCGCATCGAACGCCGTCGCGGCGAATTCCACGTCGGCCCGGTGCAACAACGCTTTTCGCTCGCGCGCCACTGA
- a CDS encoding SDR family NAD(P)-dependent oxidoreductase has product MRLTNKVAIVTGSGAGIGRAITELFAREGATVVAASRFADEGQPVVDAVVAQGGRAVFRRCDISVEAEVQALVDFTLQTYGRIDVLVNNAGVNFSKAFEQTTAADWDRVMNVDLRGTFLCARLVVPPMLAQGGGSIVNIASVHSIASVATASAYDAAKWGVVGFTKALAVEFAARHIRVNAVSPGLIATKIWDDVLAAAENEQATLDYWKSNIPMGRVGTAAEVAQVAAFLASDDASYVTGSNYVVDGGMTSLLISLPSYSSRPLEGK; this is encoded by the coding sequence ATGCGCTTGACCAACAAAGTCGCGATCGTCACCGGCAGCGGCGCCGGCATCGGCCGCGCGATCACCGAACTCTTCGCCCGCGAAGGCGCGACGGTCGTCGCGGCCAGCCGATTCGCCGACGAAGGCCAGCCCGTTGTCGATGCCGTCGTCGCACAAGGCGGCCGCGCCGTTTTTCGGCGTTGCGATATCTCGGTCGAAGCGGAGGTGCAGGCCCTCGTCGATTTCACCCTGCAGACCTACGGCCGCATCGATGTATTGGTGAACAACGCCGGCGTTAATTTCTCCAAGGCCTTCGAGCAAACCACCGCCGCAGACTGGGACCGGGTGATGAACGTCGATCTGCGCGGCACCTTTCTCTGCGCGCGCCTCGTGGTGCCGCCCATGCTCGCGCAAGGCGGCGGTTCGATCGTCAACATCGCCAGCGTCCACTCGATCGCCAGCGTCGCCACCGCCTCCGCCTACGACGCCGCCAAATGGGGCGTCGTTGGATTCACCAAGGCTCTCGCCGTCGAATTCGCCGCCCGCCACATCCGCGTCAACGCCGTCAGCCCCGGCCTCATCGCGACAAAGATCTGGGACGACGTTCTCGCCGCCGCCGAGAACGAGCAAGCCACCCTCGACTACTGGAAAAGCAACATCCCCATGGGCCGTGTGGGCACCGCCGCCGAGGTCGCCCAAGTCGCCGCATTTCTCGCGAGCGATGACGCCAGCTACGTCACCGGGTCGAACTACGTCGTCGACGGCGGCATGACGAGCCTGCTCATCAGCCTGCCTTCCTACTCGTCGCGTCCCCTGGAAGGGAAGTAG
- a CDS encoding NUDIX hydrolase, producing the protein MNEEYFDVVDESDRPLRRATRREVHAQGWRHRAVHVLAFNERGEVFLQKRSQRKDVSPGLWTVSCSGHVDAGEDYDTAVCRELGEELGWHVVSAPPKWLRMEPRLATGWEFSWIYRLRADGPFTLNENEIDRGEWLTREEISRRVVSRAGEFCPGFRWLWALVAPRWD; encoded by the coding sequence ATGAACGAAGAATATTTCGACGTAGTGGATGAGTCTGACCGGCCGCTTCGTCGGGCGACGCGCCGTGAAGTGCATGCGCAGGGTTGGCGGCACCGGGCGGTGCATGTGCTGGCGTTTAACGAGCGGGGCGAGGTTTTCCTGCAGAAACGTTCGCAGCGGAAAGACGTGTCGCCGGGACTGTGGACGGTTTCGTGTTCCGGGCACGTGGACGCCGGCGAGGATTACGACACCGCCGTCTGCCGGGAGCTGGGCGAGGAGCTCGGCTGGCACGTTGTCTCAGCGCCGCCCAAGTGGCTGCGGATGGAACCGCGGCTCGCCACGGGCTGGGAGTTTTCGTGGATTTACCGGCTGCGGGCCGATGGGCCGTTCACGTTGAACGAGAACGAAATCGACCGCGGCGAATGGCTGACGAGGGAAGAGATCTCGCGGCGAGTGGTGAGTCGGGCGGGGGAATTTTGTCCCGGCTTTCGCTGGCTTTGGGCGCTGGTCGCCCCGCGTTGGGATTAG
- a CDS encoding nucleotide pyrophosphohydrolase yields MSEINDATMTVAALKAQVQAFARARDWEQFHAPKNLSMALAAEAGELMEHFLWSTPAESHAAAQLPAKRAEIAAELADIVIYAIEFANITQLDLASAITTKLAANEKKYPVEKARGNSAKYTEL; encoded by the coding sequence ATGAGCGAAATCAACGACGCAACGATGACTGTGGCCGCGCTCAAGGCGCAGGTGCAGGCGTTCGCCCGCGCGCGGGACTGGGAACAGTTTCACGCGCCGAAAAACCTGAGCATGGCGCTCGCGGCCGAGGCCGGCGAGTTGATGGAGCATTTTCTTTGGAGCACGCCGGCGGAATCGCATGCGGCGGCGCAACTCCCGGCGAAACGCGCGGAGATCGCTGCGGAATTGGCGGACATCGTGATTTACGCGATCGAATTTGCGAACATCACCCAACTCGATCTGGCGTCGGCAATCACGACCAAGCTCGCGGCCAACGAGAAGAAATACCCGGTGGAGAAGGCGCGTGGAAATTCGGCGAAGTATACGGAGCTCTAA
- a CDS encoding NUDIX hydrolase — protein MHRNAVLALLRRHAQCHLDPHEAAMTAETMRFVEAHEDCLLRTCAPGHLTGSAWIVSPDRRQTLLTHHRKLDKWLQLGGHADGEGDLLAVAQREAGEESGLTRVVPVSAELFDVDRHWIPPRKDEAGHYHFDLRFMFEADPAAPIAISSESKDLAWIEVARVTALNPEESMARMVRKTV, from the coding sequence ATGCATCGGAACGCTGTGCTCGCGTTGCTGCGGCGTCACGCTCAATGCCACCTCGATCCGCACGAGGCCGCGATGACGGCGGAGACGATGCGCTTCGTGGAGGCCCACGAGGATTGCTTGCTGCGCACGTGCGCGCCGGGACATCTGACGGGGTCGGCGTGGATCGTGAGTCCGGATCGTCGGCAGACGTTGCTGACGCATCACCGCAAACTCGACAAGTGGCTCCAGCTCGGCGGGCACGCGGATGGCGAGGGCGACTTGCTGGCGGTGGCGCAGCGCGAGGCCGGGGAAGAGAGCGGATTGACGCGCGTAGTTCCGGTGAGCGCGGAGTTATTCGACGTGGACCGGCACTGGATCCCGCCGCGCAAGGACGAGGCGGGGCATTATCACTTCGACTTGCGATTCATGTTCGAAGCGGATCCTGCGGCGCCGATCGCGATCAGCTCGGAGTCGAAGGATCTGGCGTGGATCGAGGTGGCGCGCGTGACGGCGTTGAACCCGGAAGAGTCGATGGCGCGCATGGTGCGGAAAACGGTGTGA
- a CDS encoding bile acid:sodium symporter family protein, with translation MQRCLAWLTNAFPFWVLGGGVAALFVPAWFTWFSGPWIVWGLALVMLGMGLTLTIDDFRRVFTMPRPVVLGFAAQYTIMPLLGWGIARMLHLETPFAVGLILVSCCPGGTASNVVTFLAKADVALSVVMTMCSTFAAVFMTPLLTQWLAGTMVRVDGWGLFASTAKVVLAPVLLGVALNRVAPRAVGRLLPAAPLMSVLGVTLIVASIIGQSGEAIRASAGVLLLAVLLLHVGGFALGYLSARVFGYPPRIARTVSIEVGMQNSGLGVVLARRHFIDPLTAVPCAISSVFHSVIGSALAGWWRWRDRGK, from the coding sequence ATGCAGCGCTGCCTCGCGTGGTTGACCAACGCATTCCCCTTTTGGGTCCTCGGCGGCGGCGTGGCGGCGCTCTTTGTGCCCGCGTGGTTCACGTGGTTTAGCGGGCCGTGGATCGTGTGGGGGCTCGCTCTCGTGATGCTCGGCATGGGACTCACATTGACGATCGATGACTTCCGCCGGGTGTTCACCATGCCGCGCCCGGTGGTGCTGGGCTTCGCCGCGCAGTATACGATTATGCCGCTGCTGGGCTGGGGCATCGCACGAATGCTGCATCTTGAAACGCCGTTCGCCGTGGGGTTGATTCTCGTCTCGTGCTGCCCGGGAGGCACGGCGTCGAACGTCGTCACCTTTCTCGCGAAGGCGGATGTGGCGTTGTCAGTCGTAATGACCATGTGCTCGACGTTTGCCGCGGTCTTCATGACGCCGCTGCTGACGCAGTGGCTCGCAGGCACGATGGTGCGCGTGGATGGCTGGGGGCTTTTTGCGAGCACCGCGAAAGTGGTGCTCGCGCCGGTGTTACTGGGCGTGGCGTTGAATCGCGTCGCGCCCCGGGCGGTGGGGCGCTTGCTGCCGGCGGCGCCGCTCATGTCGGTGCTCGGCGTGACGCTGATCGTGGCAAGTATCATCGGGCAGAGCGGCGAGGCGATTCGAGCGAGCGCGGGGGTGCTGCTCTTGGCGGTGCTGCTGCTGCACGTGGGCGGATTCGCGTTGGGTTATCTGTCCGCGCGAGTCTTCGGATATCCGCCGCGCATCGCTCGAACGGTGTCGATCGAGGTCGGGATGCAGAATTCCGGACTCGGCGTGGTGCTGGCGCGACGGCATTTCATCGATCCGCTGACGGCGGTGCCGTGCGCGATTTCCAGCGTCTTCCATTCGGTGATCGGCAGCGCGCTCGCGGGTTGGTGGCGCTGGCGCGATCGTGGGAAGTGA
- the mog gene encoding molybdopterin adenylyltransferase, whose product MTKIGVLNVSDRASAGVYEDTPGQACVALLREWLVSPFELDYKIVPDDRALIAAQLRRMADVSGCCLVVTTGGTGPAPRDVTPEATTDVCEKLLPGFGELMRATSLRYVATAILSRQTAGLRGRTLIVNLPGRPKAIRENLAAVFPAIPYCIDLIGGPRLETNETVMKAFRPAP is encoded by the coding sequence ATGACGAAGATTGGTGTGCTCAATGTTTCCGACCGCGCCAGTGCGGGAGTGTATGAAGATACGCCCGGCCAGGCCTGCGTCGCGCTCCTGCGCGAATGGCTCGTGAGCCCCTTCGAACTCGATTATAAAATTGTCCCCGATGACCGCGCCCTCATCGCCGCCCAACTGCGTCGCATGGCCGACGTCAGCGGCTGCTGCCTCGTTGTCACGACCGGCGGCACCGGACCCGCGCCGCGCGACGTCACGCCCGAGGCCACGACCGACGTATGCGAAAAGCTGCTGCCCGGTTTCGGCGAACTCATGCGCGCGACCTCGCTGCGCTACGTGGCGACCGCCATTCTCTCGCGCCAGACCGCCGGCCTTCGCGGCCGCACGCTGATCGTCAACCTCCCCGGCCGGCCGAAAGCGATTCGCGAAAATCTCGCCGCGGTTTTTCCCGCGATTCCCTACTGCATCGATCTCATCGGCGGCCCCCGCCTCGAAACGAATGAGACCGTCATGAAAGCCTTCCGCCCCGCCCCGTAA
- a CDS encoding TIGR00730 family Rossman fold protein, with product MPKLLCVYCASSRSLDPKYHAAAAALGREMVSRGYGLVYGGGHAGLMGSVARAVKEAGGQVVGVIPEFMKTRELAFVEADELVTVKTMRERKQLMEDRAVAFITLPGGIGTVEEFMEIITLRYINQLAKPVILVNQDGYYDDLLRFFERMTAEKFKSPGLLQLFDVAPTVEAVWPLLEAARPFTADELWR from the coding sequence ATGCCGAAATTGCTCTGCGTTTACTGTGCGTCGAGTCGCAGCCTGGATCCGAAATATCACGCGGCGGCGGCGGCGCTCGGGCGTGAGATGGTGTCGCGGGGTTACGGTTTGGTTTACGGTGGCGGCCATGCGGGGCTGATGGGCTCGGTGGCGCGGGCGGTGAAAGAGGCGGGCGGCCAGGTGGTGGGTGTGATCCCGGAGTTCATGAAGACGCGCGAGCTGGCGTTTGTGGAGGCCGATGAATTGGTGACGGTGAAAACGATGCGCGAACGGAAGCAGCTCATGGAGGATCGTGCGGTGGCGTTCATCACGTTGCCGGGCGGGATCGGCACCGTGGAGGAATTCATGGAGATCATCACGCTGCGCTACATCAACCAGCTCGCGAAGCCGGTGATTCTCGTGAATCAGGATGGTTACTACGACGATCTGCTGCGGTTTTTCGAACGGATGACGGCGGAGAAATTCAAATCGCCCGGGCTGCTGCAACTGTTCGACGTGGCGCCGACGGTCGAGGCGGTCTGGCCGTTGCTCGAAGCGGCGCGGCCGTTCACGGCGGACGAACTCTGGCGCTGA
- a CDS encoding DUF6941 family protein, which translates to MKIELFALCDFAADYAGKLSVIGIFDTMWTKQTPAVLPHCSVAVKFRFEKIEEGQKRLRLSVSDADGHPVIPAIDMPITVTFAPDVHSGTIQVVVNIGGLKLEKVGEYSVDLAVDGRHEGGIPLYVRERA; encoded by the coding sequence ATGAAAATCGAACTGTTCGCCCTCTGTGACTTCGCTGCCGACTATGCCGGAAAACTCAGCGTCATCGGCATCTTCGACACGATGTGGACGAAGCAGACGCCGGCGGTGCTTCCGCATTGTTCGGTCGCGGTGAAGTTCCGCTTCGAAAAAATCGAAGAAGGTCAGAAGCGCCTGCGCCTTTCCGTGTCGGATGCGGACGGCCACCCTGTCATCCCGGCGATCGATATGCCGATCACCGTGACGTTTGCGCCCGACGTGCACAGCGGGACGATCCAAGTGGTCGTCAACATCGGCGGCTTGAAGCTCGAAAAAGTCGGGGAGTATTCCGTCGATCTCGCCGTGGACGGTCGCCACGAAGGCGGCATTCCGCTCTACGTGCGCGAGCGCGCCTGA
- the gluQRS gene encoding tRNA glutamyl-Q(34) synthetase GluQRS, which translates to MLPPPPTYRGRLAPSPTGHLHLGHARTFLLAAARAQAADGRLLLRNDDLDSTRYHMDFVAAMIEDLRWLGLAWSEGPDVGGPSAPYNQSQRRPLYRAALAQLHAARLIFPCTHSRRDVLAAAAAPHEGGADDEPVYPAAFRPPPDAPLPPLGDPVTVNWRLRVPDGETITFQDGHAGPQSAVAGRDFGDFLVWRKDDVPSYQLACAVDDAAMGITEVVRGGDLIKSTFRQILVLRALGHAVPAYFHCDLMRDENGVRLAKRHDALSLRTLRTAGRTPRDIRRLCGVELETPQPLL; encoded by the coding sequence GTGCTCCCTCCGCCTCCCACCTACCGCGGCCGCCTCGCCCCCTCTCCCACCGGCCATCTGCACCTCGGGCACGCCCGCACGTTCCTCCTCGCCGCCGCGCGCGCCCAAGCTGCCGATGGCCGGCTCCTCCTGCGCAACGACGACCTCGACTCCACGCGTTACCACATGGATTTCGTCGCCGCCATGATCGAGGACCTGCGCTGGCTCGGCCTGGCGTGGAGCGAAGGGCCCGACGTCGGCGGACCCAGCGCACCTTACAACCAAAGCCAACGTCGCCCGCTCTATCGCGCGGCGCTCGCACAACTCCACGCCGCGCGCCTCATTTTCCCCTGCACCCATTCCCGCCGCGATGTGCTCGCCGCCGCCGCTGCCCCCCATGAAGGCGGCGCCGACGATGAGCCCGTTTATCCGGCCGCCTTCCGCCCGCCGCCCGATGCGCCCCTCCCGCCGCTCGGCGATCCTGTCACGGTCAACTGGCGACTCCGCGTCCCCGATGGCGAAACCATCACGTTCCAAGACGGCCACGCCGGCCCGCAATCCGCCGTCGCCGGCCGCGACTTCGGCGACTTTCTCGTGTGGCGAAAAGACGACGTGCCCAGCTACCAACTCGCTTGCGCCGTCGATGACGCCGCGATGGGCATCACCGAAGTCGTCCGCGGCGGCGACCTGATCAAATCCACTTTCCGCCAAATCCTCGTGTTGCGCGCGCTCGGCCACGCCGTGCCCGCTTACTTTCATTGCGATCTGATGCGCGACGAAAACGGCGTCCGCCTCGCCAAACGCCACGACGCGCTCAGCCTCCGCACCCTCCGCACCGCCGGCCGCACGCCCCGCGATATTCGCCGCCTCTGCGGCGTCGAACTCGAAACCCCGCAGCCGCTCCTATGA